In a single window of the Carassius auratus strain Wakin unplaced genomic scaffold, ASM336829v1 scaf_tig00215496, whole genome shotgun sequence genome:
- the LOC113094884 gene encoding uncharacterized protein LOC113094884: MNWTCKFCSFSSANQRSIIRHYKIKHGHYSRSCPLPCIYSDCLCSFKTQVALKNHLLKHKTSGVHQSPATVTHESQSSVVTYRLRCELCVFSEPCTIKQYFVHLGTHLKSKESVICPFEQCQFKSNVYSTFTGHKCRYHCNSGVNNLRPELICNRSTAETSEEQIEDVVSVEYDDFPNDDYSEDYGALISHRLASLLLRMQTILHVSKSATQEIVNELYEIGVFAGEFTSRSIERVLREHNCNTNSTVLTVLREALRENNPLRLLSKTGPFGTDYRRSLFFRENFPVIEPIEYIFDCSTKKKTFVYVPILSVLTELLNRNEILDQVIAEESVSSHSGHFKTFRDGLFYKENPLFSRQELSFAIVLYIDDFEVCNPLGTSRKKNKVCAVYWVLGNLPIKYRSSLQSIYLAILCNSNDIKTFGYEKILQPLLKDIQIDNQGLFIQRLGATIKGTVLFVSADNLAAHSLAGFQESFTVDKFCRFCSASRRDIQTNEVRGGLFPLRTKLTHEANVLEVQQNQHVQNVNGVKRDCVLNKLNYFHTVTSFPPDFLHDLLEGIVPFELSLCLKKLISDKYFTLDELNSAIQNFPYLFSDKTNRPNKIPRSFSINGTIGGNGHENWTLLRLIPLMIGELIPENDATWGVILK, translated from the coding sequence ATGAACTGGACCTGCAAGTTCTGCTCATTTTCTTCTGCTAATCAACGCAGCATAATAAGGCATTATAAGATAAAACACGGGCACTATAGTAGATCTTGCCCCTTGCCTTGCATCTATAGTGACTGTTTGTGTTCTTTTAAGACACAGGTTGCTCTTAAAAACCATTTGCTGAAGCATAAAACATCAGGAGTTCATCAGTCTCCGGCAACTGTTACCCATGAATCTCAGTCCAGTGTGGTAACTTATCGGTTACGGTGtgaattgtgtgtgttttctgagcCATGTACTATTAAGCAGTACTTTGTTCATTTGGGAACTCATTTGAAGAGTAAAGAAAGTGTTATCTGTCCCTTTGAGCAGTGTCAGTTTAAGTCTAATGTATATTCCACCTTTACTGGGCACAAATGTAGATATCACTGTAATTCTGGGGTTAACAATTTAAGACCTGAACTAATTTGTAATCGCAGTACAGCAGAAACCAGTGAGGAACAAATAGAAGATGTGGTTTCAGTAGAATATGATGACTTTCCAAATGATGATTACAGTGAAGATTATGGAGCGTTGATTAGTCACAGACTTGCATCCTTATTGCTACGTATGCAAACTATTTTGCATGTGTCCAAATCAGCAACACAGGAAATAGTTAACGAACTGTATGAGATTGGTGTCTTTGCAGGAGAGTTTACTAGTAGGTCAATTGAGAGAGTGCTAAGGGAACATAATTGCAACACCAACAGCACTGTTTTAACTGTGCTAAGAGAAGCGCTGCGGGAAAATAATCCTCTCCGTTTACTTTCAAAGACAGGACCATTTGGCACTGACTATAGGAGGTCACTGTTTTTCAGAGAAAACTTTCCTGTCATTGAGCCAATAGAATATATCTTTGACTGTTCTACCAAAAAGAAGACATTTGTATATGTCCCTATATTAAGTGTTTTAACAGAGTTACTCAATAGAAATGAAATTCTAGACCAAGTTATAGCTGAGGAATCAGTTTCATCGCATTCTGGTCATTTTAAAACTTTTCGTGATGGcttattttataaagaaaaccCACTGTTCTCAAGACAGGAGCTGTCATTTGCCATTGTATTGTATATAGACGACTTCGAAGTATGCAATCCTTTAGGGACAtctaggaaaaaaaataaagtgtgtgcTGTCTATTGGGTACTAGGAAATTTGCCCATCAAATATCGATCTTCTCTGCAATCTATATACCTTGCAATTCTGTGTAACAGTAATGATATTAAAACATTTGGCTATGAGAAAATTCTTCAACCTCTTTTAAAAGACATACAGATTGATAACCAAGGTCTATTCATTCAGAGGTTAGGAGCTACCATCAAAGGCACAGTGCTGTTTGTCTCTGCTGATAATTTAGCTGCTCATTCACTTGCTGGCTTCCAGGAATCATTCACTGTTGATAAATTTTGCAGATTTTGTTCAGCAAGTCGTAGAGACATTCAGACAAATGAAGTGAGAGGTGGGTTATTTCCACTTAGGACAAAATTAACTCATGAGGCAAATGTTTTGGAGGTTCAACAAAATCAACATGTACAGAATGTAAATGGTGTCAAAAGAGATTGTGTTTTGAACAAGCTGAACTACTTTCATACAGTAACCAGTTTCCCACCTGACTTTCTGCATGACCTCTTGGAGGGAATTGTACCGTTTGAACTTAGTTTGTGTCTTAAAAAGTTGATCTCAGATAAGTACTTCACATTGGATGAATTGAATTCTGCTATACAGAATTTCCCGTACTTATTCTCTGATAAGACCAACCGCCCAAATAAAATACCCAGGAGTTTCAGCATCAATGGTACAATCGGTGGAAATGGTCACGAGAACTGGACTTTGTTACGACTAATTCCATTGATGATTGGGGAACTTATCCCAGAAAATGATGCGACATGGGGTGTTATTCTTAAATGA